One genomic region from Ochotona princeps isolate mOchPri1 chromosome 5, mOchPri1.hap1, whole genome shotgun sequence encodes:
- the MRPL44 gene encoding large ribosomal subunit protein mL44 has product MASGLVRLLRRVPGRLLGPAGPALAPPARGVKKGFRAAWRFQKELERWRLLRCPPPPVRRSEKPNWDYHAEIQAFGPRLQETFSLDLLKTAFVNRCYIQSEEARRQKLGVDQEAALLNLKDNQELAEQGEHFSRACLTQLLQDQFPALPAEGLQGLVDFLTGEETVCHVARNLAVEQLTLSAAFPVPAAVLQRTFFAVLGALLQSSGPQRTAVFIRDFLITQMTGKELFEMWKIINPMGLLVEELKKRNVSAPESRLTRQSGSTTALPVYFVGLYCDKKLIAEGPGETVLLAEEEAARVALRKLYGFSENRRPWDYSRPVEKPSVERTVAAS; this is encoded by the exons ATGGCGTCTGGGCTGGTGCGGCTGCTCCGGCGGGTGCCTGGCCGCCTCCTGGGCCCTGCTGGCCCCGCGCTCGCCCCGCCGGCTCGCGGAGTGAAGAAGGGCTTCCGTGCCGCCTGGCGCTTCCAGAAGGAGTTGGAGCGCTGGCGCTTGCTCCGGTGCCCGCCGCCGCCGGTGCGCCG TTCAGAGAAGCCCAACTGGGATTACCATGCAGAAATACAAGCCTTTGGGCCTCGGTTGCAAGAGACTTTTTCCTTAGATCTTCTGAAAACCGCATTTGTGAATCGCTGCTACATTCAAAGTGAGGAGGCCAGACGCCAAAAGCTCGGGGTGGACCAAGAGGCTGCCCTTCTGAATCTGAAGGACAATCAGGAACTCGCAGAGCAGGGGGAGCACTTCTCCCGAGCCTGCCTCACGCAGCTGCTCCAAGACCAGTTCCCAGCCTTGCCTGCCGAAGGCCTCCAGGGTCTGGTTGACTTCCTCACTGGTGAGGAAACCGTGTGTCACGTGGCGAGAAACCTGGCCGTGGAGCAGTTAACCCTGAGTGCGGCCTTCCCCGTCCCGGCCGCGGTGTTGCAGCGCACATTCTTCGCGGTCCTCGGAGCCCTGCTGCAGAGCAGTGGCCCCCAGAGGACAGCCGTGTTCATCAGG GATTTCTTAATTACTCAAATGACAGGAAAAGAGCTCTTTGAAATGTGGAAGATAATAAACCCCATGGGACTTCTGGTAGAAGAACTGAAGAAAAGGAACGTTTCCGCTCCTGAGTCTAGACTTACCCGGCAGTCTGGAAGCACCACGGCTTTGCCTGTGTATTTTGTTGGCTTGTACTG TGATAAGAAGCTGATCGCAGAAGGACCAGGGGAGACAGTACTGCTGGCAGAAGAAGAAGCTGCTCGAGTGGCACTCAGGAAGCTGTATGGCTTCTCGGAGAACCGACGGCCCTGGGACTATTCCAGGCCCGTGGAGAAGCCGAGCGTGGAAAGGACCGTCGCTGCCAGCTAG